A window of the Spirochaeta lutea genome harbors these coding sequences:
- a CDS encoding LacI family DNA-binding transcriptional regulator, producing MAATIKDVAQRAGVAISTVSKVMNSSSKIALSTRKRVEAAMEELNYIPNRLARSFVQQSAQAIGVLMELGRSYAFSNPYNYEILGGIEQTSHERGFILTVSNIDVLKSNKKALDQLVQEKRIDGIIVHASAATQDILHYLDREQFPYVTIGAPDFPCQGSAVDIDNIQAGIMATDHILNQGYQRPAFIGGPPRDNITNRRFEGFKLSLERHGIPIHDPWVYRSTVDTDQGKAGLHTVWSAFEDQKPDSLICVSNFLAMGALQQAQAEGLAVPQDLGIICFDTYPFAPYSNPPLTAVDIDLYELGRHAADALFYAIEHPGTSVTYKMIQPQVVPRRSTEKSG from the coding sequence ATGGCAGCAACGATAAAGGATGTCGCCCAGAGAGCGGGGGTCGCCATATCAACCGTAAGCAAGGTCATGAATTCAAGCTCCAAAATTGCCCTATCGACCCGTAAACGGGTAGAGGCTGCCATGGAGGAATTGAATTATATTCCCAACAGACTAGCCCGCAGCTTCGTCCAACAGAGCGCACAAGCCATCGGAGTTCTCATGGAGCTCGGCCGATCCTATGCATTTTCCAACCCGTACAACTATGAAATCCTCGGTGGTATCGAACAAACCTCCCATGAGCGGGGTTTCATCCTGACGGTATCGAATATTGATGTTTTAAAATCAAACAAAAAAGCCTTAGACCAATTGGTACAGGAAAAGCGGATTGATGGAATCATCGTCCATGCTTCGGCAGCAACCCAGGATATCCTCCACTACCTTGATAGGGAGCAATTCCCCTATGTTACCATTGGGGCACCGGATTTTCCCTGCCAGGGAAGCGCGGTAGACATTGACAATATCCAGGCTGGAATCATGGCTACCGACCACATACTAAACCAGGGTTATCAGCGGCCGGCTTTTATCGGCGGTCCCCCAAGGGACAACATCACCAATCGCCGTTTCGAAGGCTTCAAACTCAGCCTGGAACGCCATGGGATTCCCATCCATGATCCGTGGGTGTATCGCAGTACGGTGGATACGGACCAGGGTAAAGCAGGACTCCATACGGTTTGGTCCGCCTTTGAAGACCAGAAACCTGACAGCCTCATTTGTGTTTCAAACTTCTTAGCCATGGGAGCCCTCCAACAGGCTCAGGCTGAGGGATTGGCCGTTCCCCAGGACCTTGGGATTATCTGTTTTGATACCTATCCCTTCGCTCCCTACTCCAATCCGCCCCTAACAGCGGTGGATATTGACCTTTATGAGCTGGGAAGACATGCGGCAGATGCACTGTTCTATGCCATCGAACACCCCGGCACCTCGGTAACCTACAAAATGATCCAACCCCAGGTTGTGCCCCGCAGGTCTACGGAAAAATCCGGATAG
- a CDS encoding ABC transporter substrate-binding protein, whose protein sequence is MKHGSRKTAAPGVLLLFAIILLTGCASKPIRLGFIGSLTGPISTHGIVSREAVVLAVEEQNLAGGINGRQIELIIRDDKNDPDTAKAALHDLVDQGVVAVIGPQTSAMSAALLPLLDEISIPVISPSTSSDYFAGQDDYFYTLVSRVSFETRHLAWHLSLTNPTPIRASLILDRSNNTYTENWARTLGQNIRDFGGTILTEMSFHAEQDPAFGRLAEELLRQNPDTVAIAAGALQAALIAQQLRLSGFTGRLVINGWAKTPDFINFGGDAVQGALFSERFNSSDSSPAYLDFRSAFIHRFDHAPDFQSVHSYEATQLLFFALSQLPQGNESGSDPEALKAALDAVPEFQGLQGPIRFQTGDAMRSLYLQEVRGQRYVPLGESWNPPDVITTPAP, encoded by the coding sequence TTGAAACATGGTAGCCGTAAAACCGCAGCGCCCGGGGTTCTACTGCTTTTCGCAATTATCCTGCTAACAGGATGTGCATCAAAACCCATCCGCCTCGGGTTCATCGGCAGCCTCACCGGACCGATCAGTACTCATGGCATTGTAAGTCGCGAAGCCGTGGTCCTGGCAGTGGAGGAGCAAAACCTCGCCGGGGGCATAAACGGCAGGCAGATTGAGCTAATAATCAGGGATGATAAAAACGATCCGGACACCGCCAAAGCAGCATTACACGACCTGGTAGACCAGGGCGTAGTCGCAGTAATCGGTCCCCAGACCTCAGCCATGAGCGCAGCCCTCCTGCCCCTTTTGGATGAAATTTCCATCCCCGTGATCAGCCCCTCAACATCCTCGGACTACTTCGCCGGCCAGGACGATTATTTTTATACCCTGGTCAGCAGGGTATCCTTTGAAACCCGGCATTTGGCTTGGCACCTTTCACTAACAAATCCAACCCCTATCCGTGCGTCACTGATCCTGGATCGGTCCAACAATACCTACACTGAAAACTGGGCCAGGACCCTGGGACAGAATATCCGGGACTTCGGAGGTACGATACTCACCGAGATGAGTTTTCACGCAGAGCAGGACCCCGCCTTCGGCCGACTAGCCGAGGAACTCCTAAGGCAAAACCCGGACACCGTCGCCATCGCAGCCGGAGCATTACAAGCGGCCCTCATTGCCCAGCAGCTACGGTTGTCAGGGTTCACCGGCAGACTGGTAATTAACGGCTGGGCAAAAACCCCGGACTTCATCAACTTCGGCGGCGATGCCGTTCAGGGAGCTCTCTTTTCAGAGCGATTTAACTCCTCCGACTCGTCTCCGGCGTACCTAGACTTCCGTTCGGCTTTCATCCACCGCTTCGATCATGCCCCGGATTTCCAGAGCGTTCACAGCTATGAGGCAACTCAGTTGCTCTTTTTTGCCCTTTCTCAATTGCCCCAGGGAAACGAGTCGGGATCCGACCCGGAGGCTCTTAAAGCTGCTCTGGACGCGGTTCCGGAATTCCAGGGTTTGCAGGGACCCATCCGATTTCAAACCGGCGACGCCATGCGTTCCCTGTATCTTCAGGAGGTGCGGGGTCAACGGTATGTGCCCCTCGGTGAATCCTGGAATCCCCCGGACGTCATTACAACCCCAGCCCCCTAA